The stretch of DNA TAAGGCCAGGAGGGAGAGATCCACAAACCTCGGGCGCCAGTAGCCGGGGTGCGAAGTCAGCTCTGCGTGCGAAAAAGAGGAACTGGACAGAGCGAGTATCTACAGGAAGCAACGAGTGGGTAACCCATCCTATTACTAACCCTcgctataacccctcctattacccaAATACCCCTtgctataacccctcctattacccaAATACCCCTtgctataacccctcctattactaaCCCGCGCCATAACCCCTTCTATTACCCAAATACCCCTCGCTATAACCCCTGCTAACCCTcactataacccctcctattacccaAATACCTCTCGCAATAACCCCTGCTATTACCCAAATACCCCTCACTATAACCCCTGCTAACCCTcactataacccctcctattacccaAATACCTCTCGCAATAACCCCTGCTATTACCCAAATACCCCTCACTATAACCCCTGCTATTACTAACCCTtgctataacccctcctattacccaaatacctctcgctataacccctcctattacccaAATACCCCTtgctataacccctcctattactaaCCTACGCTATAAACCCTCCTATTACCCAAATACCCCTcgctataacccctcctattactaaCCCTcgctataacccctcctatttcCCAAATACCCCTcgctataacccctcctattactaaCCCTCGCTATAACCCCTACTATTACCCAAATACCCCTTGCTATAACCCCTGCTAACCCTCACTATAACCCCCCTATTACCCAAATACCTCTCACTATAACCCCTGCTATTACCCAAATACCCCTCGCTATAATCCCTGGTATTACTAACCCTcgctataacccctcctattacccaAAGGAAGTGTCTTCTTTCTAAAGCATTTCCTGCGAATTtaggagctggggggggggcaaatgcatagaaTATGGGgcaatttccaaaaaaaacctttaaaccgaaagaaacatagaaacatagaaagtgacggcagataagagccagaaggcccatccagtctgcccaacctctgagtactctcctttagtacttgcccttatcctatatctagcttggcattatgcctatcccatgcttgcttaaatgactttactgtattaacatctaccacttccactgggaggctatttcaatcgtccactaccctttccgtaaagtaatattttctgatgttaccattaaacctttgcccctctagtttatgcttgtgtcctcttgttgcggttttatttcttcttttaaataaactttcttcctttactttgttgattccctttaagtatttaaatgtttctatcatatcccccctgtcccgtcttttttccaggctatataggttaagatcctttaacctgtcctggtaaggtttattttgtaatccataaaccattttagtagcccttctctgcactttctccaacatatctatatccttctggagatatggtctccagtactgtacacaatagcTATGATTGGCTGATCCAGGACTTGCAGAATTCATTTGGGttcttttctgtttgttttatttttataaaaagcacAAATGTTTAGTCTTTAGAATCTTTGCAATCAGGCGGCTGATAAAACAGCTTGTTTTGGTGGGtgatacaccctgatacacccaCCCTGATagatacacacgtacacactgacacacagattcactgacacacaccctgatatacacacaccctgatacacacagatactgatacacacacacgcactgacacacagatacactgacacacacaccctgaTACACATAGACACTGATACACACACCCTGATAGATACACACACCCTAatgcacacactgacacacacatccaccctggtacacacacacaggcactgatacacacaccctgatacacacacataccctgaTACACACACCCCCtgatacactgacacacagatAAGCACACACCctgatacacacatacaccctcatacacacacactgacaacCAGACACTTTTTCACACACACTGATAACCAGACactttttcacacacacaccctgatacacacactcatacacacacactgacaacCAGACActttttcacacacatacagatacacacacacaccctcataCACACAAACTGATACACTGACAACCAGACACTTTttcacagatacacacactgatacactgACAACCAGGCactttttcacacacacacacacacacacacacacacacacacacacacagatacaccgACACTGACACACGCAGACAccgatacacacagacactgatACACTGACACACGTTCCTGCACTTTATACATTTACGAATACTGACAGAGGGGGCGGAGTTATATTCTGATTACACCCATACACGAGGCGGAGCCATGCCACCGCCCCTcttgtcatgtgatgtcacagatGCGCGCAGGATCCGGCTGTGCTCACGTCATGTTGTCTTGGGGCGGAAGCAAAAACGAGGAGTGAATCCGGTAACGGAGCCGGTTATACCACCCCTTCCGGAAGCATGTCCGGGAGGGCGGCGCCGGGGAGACACGGTATGGAGGTGGTATCAGGCTGTCAGTACGGGGAGTGTTTAGGGGTCTGTGTCCCGGTATCCAGGTGATGGGGCTTTAAATAAATGTCCGTATCGGGCGTAAGTTGTAACCGGGTGTCCATATGGGTTACTAGGTGTATAGAAAGGGCAAATACCAGGATATCCCCGTGATGGGGTTTGTAGGGGTAAATAGCAGGGTATCCCCGTGATGGGGTTTGTAGGGGCAAATGGCAGGGTATCCCCGTGATGGGGTTTGTAGGGGCAAATGGCAGGGTATCCCCGTGATGGGGTTTGTAGGGGCAAATGGCAGGGTATCCCTGTGATGGGGTTTTTAGGGGTATACAAGGTGGGTTTCCATATGGTGGGTTTTTGGCTGATCTGCCCCTCACCCCCCGATTCTCTCTTTCAGGCAGCGAGTTTCGCAGGCGCCGGAAATTAAATGACATTCAGAAAGCGCTGAGCACCGACCCGCCGGATGTGGCCGTGCTCCGACGGATGGCGATCAGCGAGGGGGGGTTACTGAGCGACGAAATCCGCTGCCAGGTCTGGCCCAGGCTCCTCAACGTCGGTATTGAGAACCTGCCCCCACCCCCAGGTACATGGGCTGTGGTCTGTTGGGggtaaggaaggggttaaatggaattctagaaatgggggggggtccaTACATTTTTCCAGTAACCCCCGTATCTGttctgctctcctcctcacCTCCATCTTTCTCTTTCCAGGGCCGGAGCTTCGCGTGGATAACAAGGATTACCAGCAGGTTCTGCTTGATGTCAGGCGCTCGTTGAGACGTTTCCCCCCCGGTGAGGTTTCCTTTGTGCCCCTGCTTTATGTCCTTCTGTGGGAGAGTCTGAGACCAGCAGGAGTTTGGGTCTCTCATGTTCCTGTTATGTTCTCAGGGATGCCTCTCCAGGAGCGTGAGGATCTCCAGGAGCAGCTGATCGACATCATTCTGCATGTTCTGGTCCGAAACCCACAGCTGCACTATTACCAGGGCTACCACGATATCGTCGTCACATTTCTGCTGGTGGTAGGGGGGCCGCTGGCCACTGTGCTGGTAGAGAAGCTGTCCACGCACCACCTCAGGTGAGGGAGCCCCCCCACACCCAGCTTCATCCCCCACAATTCCACTGACTGCCTGGCCTTAGCCTGGTCTGTATGTGCCGCACAGAGCCGAGCGTCCTCCCCAAACCGTGTAATGCCCCCGCTCCCTGCCCCGCAGTACTGTGTGTCTGATGTTGCTCTCCCCCTATGCAGGGATTTCATGGACCCCACCATGGATAACACCAAACACATTCTGAACTACCTGATGCCCATCATAGAATTGGTGAACCCTGCGCTCCACAACTTCATGCAGAGGTGAGTGGCCCAGCCGCTTCGCTCCTCTTTATACCCCGGCTGCCTCCCTGTGTTGGTATCTGCCCTTGGTTTGTGGTGTGGGGCGGGATAATAGCCAAGGCTCTGCTCTGTGTGATTGGCGGTTTTGTGTTCCTCGCAGGGCTGAGGTCGGCACGATATTCGCACTGAGTTGGCTCATTACG from Spea bombifrons isolate aSpeBom1 chromosome 13, aSpeBom1.2.pri, whole genome shotgun sequence encodes:
- the TBC1D20 gene encoding TBC1 domain family member 20, whose translation is MSGRAAPGRHGSEFRRRRKLNDIQKALSTDPPDVAVLRRMAISEGGLLSDEIRCQVWPRLLNVGIENLPPPPGPELRVDNKDYQQVLLDVRRSLRRFPPGMPLQEREDLQEQLIDIILHVLVRNPQLHYYQGYHDIVVTFLLVVGGPLATVLVEKLSTHHLRDFMDPTMDNTKHILNYLMPIIELVNPALHNFMQRAEVGTIFALSWLITWFGHVLSDFRHVVRLYDFFLACHPLMPIYFAAVIVLHREEEVLECECDMASVHHLLSRIPQDLPYELLISRAGDLFVQFPPSELSREAALQHQAERTAASTFKDFELASTQQHPDTVLRRRFRQTVHADHGAVLTKPRTNRLVKLAVMGLTVALGAAALAVVKSALEWAPKFELQIFP